In Bicyclus anynana chromosome 1, ilBicAnyn1.1, whole genome shotgun sequence, a single window of DNA contains:
- the LOC112054216 gene encoding G1/S-specific cyclin-E: MAQAGSSCEASDNRANLKRKRNSTDDEEENIPPKKVAAKVEEELNYQTTLNVVVESSSCSSDEEGSEQPSVFTDLDYNPDSFLSPPSIPELPNCVLSPLENVAKGECTPHSNKRPSSSKPRCPSPPKRKCPLPGLSWADPTDVWRGMCEADARSSLKKNPYMFENHPNLQLRMRAILLDWLNEVCEVYKLHRETFHLTVDYVDRYLTNTDDVHKGRLQLVGITCLFIAAKTEEVYPPKLSEFAYVTDGACTAEEILLEELLILKLLSWSITPITINSWLNIYMQLASEGRSAKRRLLGESDVGANALRGYTFVFPQYSSLEFAECGQLVDLAVLHVDVNRFPASAVAAAAMAHSFGKELALRASGYSWQALRPAHAWLAPFAGVLRAAGGVRALRGGDEHVHCGAGLRLICPDLNVDESHCIQAHNVSLDMFDQVYQLLLEQTQESQDASQTSDHIYPPTPPQSDQKSPTAPTTTPSTRHVSPPPIIE; encoded by the exons ATGGCGCAAGCAGG TTCCTCCTGTGAAGCCAGTGATAATCGTGCCAACTTGAAACGTAAGAGAAATTCTACAGATGACGAG GAGGAGAACATCCCACCTAAGAAAGTGGCAGCCAAGGTGGAAGAGGAATTGAATTACCAAACCACACTCAATGTAGTTGTGGAGTCATCTTCCTGCTCGAGTGATGAAGAAGGCTCTGAACAGCCCAGTGTGTTCACAGACTTAGATTATAATCCAGACAGTTTTTTAAGCCCACCAAGTATACCAGAATTACCAAACTGTGTCCTGAGTCCTTTAGAAAATGTGGCGAAAGGAGAGTGTACACCACATTCTAATAAGAGGCCCAG TTCTAGTAAACCCCGTTGCCCTTCACCTCCAAAGCGCAAGTGCCCTCTACCAGGGTTATCCTGGGCCGACCCCACAGATGTATGGAGAGGCATGTGTGAAGCTGACGCCAGATCCAGTTTGAAGAAGAACCCCTATATGTTTGAAAATCATCCCAATCTCCAGCTGAGGATGAGAGCTATTTTACTGGACTGGCTGAATGAg GTGTGTGAAGTATACAAGCTGCACCGGGAGACGTTCCACCTGACGGTGGACTACGTGGACCGGTACCTGACCAACACCGACGACGTGCATAAGGGCCGCCTGCAGCTCGTCG GTATAACATGCCTGTTCATCGCGGCCAAGACGGAGGAGGTGTACCCGCCGAAGTTGAGCGAGTTCGCGTACGTGACGGACGGCGCCTGCACCGCGGAGGAGATCCTGCTGGAGGAGCTGCTGATCCTGAAGCTGCTGTCGTGGAGCATCACGCCCATCACCATCAACAGCTGGCTCAACATCTACATGCAGCTGGCGAGCGAAG GTCGGAGCGCGAAGCGGCGGCTGCTGGGCGAGAGCGACGTGGGCGCGAACGCGCTGCGCGGCTACACGTTCGTGTTCCCGCAGTACTCGTCGCTGGAGTTCGCGGAGTGCGGCCAGCTCGTGGACCTGGCCGTGCTGCACGTGGACGTGAACCGCTTCCCGGCCAGCGCCGTGGCCGCCGCCGCCATGGCGCACTCCTTCGGCAAGGAGCTGGCGCTGCGCGCGTCGGGCTACAGCTGGCAGGCGCTGCGGCCGGCGCACGCGTGGCTGGCGCCCTTCGCGGGCGTGctgcgcgcggcgggcggcgtgCGTGCGCTGCGCGGCGGCGACGAGCACGTGCACTGCGGCGCCGGCCTGCGCCTCATCTGCCCCGACCTCAACGTGGACGAGAGCCACTGCATACAGGCGCACAACGTGTCGCTCGACATGTTC GACCAAGTGTACCAGCTATTGCTGGAACAGACGCAGGAGTCCCAGGATGCCTCGCAGACCTCTGACCACATCTACCCGCCCACGCCTCCGCAATCCGACCAGAAGAGCCCCACCGCGCCCACGACCACGCCGTCCACCAGGCACGTTTCACCGCCGCCCATCATCGAGTGA
- the LOC112047474 gene encoding protein pigeon: protein MAVHNIAVKLCGVLQSKDEEEVTAREWRLVGQEQDGSQLLTWISTNGNKDVMNIGVYKNKTKTLDILHVFDEKLNIIQASVNSSHSLLVYVVKVVPTEGDEGKEATYCPFLISLLPDKVNTPEVVEEASTKQIMLQFVYGKSNKYSPGIRNDRFLLFKHLECIKIYRSPLFLNECEDGTEKWGFDGIYPQPETIVNIFSWAQWDCVNQVLFYIHYRAPSQSFAEGEEVKSPSELTPTLSALQFHADLPHETVLNIPLSLPHVPGAHGAAAACGSYEDDPVPLRVHDCSLDLYIVCDQRGVLCVCHHYLYKPLDDSTSSLVLDDVDLKDSGVNFAYSVTLLHHGCVVHSVVPDLPWSLAKSLRPSYTLYNENHLLVNIPMLFTHMLDISPHHEPCCHIVVPRDPSESGPSLAPLHGWGPHVMVDLNTLDVVTMGVSEKDLTSTFKSDTVIENKLAIMHYVIQHEGNMDLAEELISWLCLNQHDGLGGLQRVMQEYLISSTFAVTRRSLPASAGALMNCLPFTLHLKFADVKAGSASVCVSVCALWRGAAAAVVLAPRQRVAQFAEDAWTRLWLALCALAAPRNRLRPDHVRERLAVTLHCYQPEALSRCSTPLSPTGPPLPARRPSLAAQDSLPFLELDVCTTSKQEHVIAANLRAVSVHLMTESSNNNSGALESGVHALATRWAAAQLDAARALCRAVVRAVGAVPQPHQTKGFPFIDEMDSTHALILFKTLEQYYVATDSIAFPLPQGFSSFFTYLGYRTLPFHAFVQYVHRNVFELQIDVLKAIIASKDDDKKRSVNNKLRLIQIVGEGRGRRALASWPSRAALLLRARDHAAALLSGVSAPTRDHAPHRPVKDTGIAALPAGERLSPLDTFLDLLTAKASLNELDFNLIIEATLASVQQDTAA from the exons ATGGCAGTTCACAATATTGCGGTGAAACTTTGTGGTGTTCTACAATCAAAGGACGAAGAAG AAGTAACTGCACGAGAATGGCGTCTAGTTGGTCAGGAGCAGGACGGATCTCAGCTGTTAACCTGGATATCGACAAATGGCAACAAAGATGTCATGAATATTGGTGTTTataagaacaaaacaaaaacattagacattttacatgtttttgatgaaaaactgaatatcatCCAAGCATCTGTTAACTCGAGTCACAGTTTGTTAGTATATGTGGTAAAAGTTGTGCCAACTGAAGGAGATGAGGGTAAAGAGGCTACTTACTGTCCGTTCCTGATATCCTTGCTACCAGATAAAGTGAACACGCCTGAAGTTGTTGAGGAAGCTTCTACTAAACAAATCATGCTGCAGTTTGTCTATGGCAAGAGTAACAAGTACAGTCCAGGAATAAGAAATGACCGGTTTCTGCTTTTTAAGCATTTGGAAT gtattaaaatatatcgcTCACCATTGTTCCTCAATGAATGTGAGGATGGCACTGAGAAGTGGGGCTTTGATGGCATTTACCCACAGCCCGAGACCATTGTGAACATCTTCTCTTGGGCACAGTGGGACTGTGTTAATCAG GTGCTGTTCTACATCCACTACCGCGCGCCGTCGCAGAGCTTCGCGGAGGGCGAGGAGGTGAAGTCGCCGTCGGAGCTGACGCCCACGCTGTCGGCGCTGCAGTTCCACGCCGACCTGCCGCACGAGACGGTG TTAAACATCCCCCTGAGCCTGCCGCACGTGCCGGGTGCGCACGGTGCGGCGGCGGCGTGCGGCTCGTACGAGGACGACCCGGTGCCGCTGCGCGTGCACGACTGCAGCCTCGACCTGTACATAGTGTGCGACCAGCGCGGCGTGCTGTGCGTCTGCCACCACTACTTGTACAAG CCCCTGGACGACTCCACCAGCTCCTTGGTGCTAGATGACGTGGACCTGAAGGACTCTGGCGTCAACTTCGCCTACTCTGTGACCTTGCTGCACCACGGCTGTGTGGTGCACAGCGTCGTGCCCGACCTGCCGTGGTCGCTCGCCAAGTCTCTGCGTCCTTCTTACACACTGTACAATG AAAACCATCTCCTCGTCAACATACCGATGCTGTTCACCCATATGTTAGACATCAGTCCCCATCACGAGCCGTGCTGCCACATCGTCGTCCCCAGGGACCCCAGCGAGAGTGGCCCCAGCCTGGCCCCGCTGCACGGCTGGGGCCCCCACGTCATGGTGGACCTCAACACTCTGGACGTGGTCACCATGGGAGTCTCAGAGAAGGACCTCACTTCGACGTTTAAGAGCGATACCGTGATAGAAAACAAGTTGGCCATCATGCACTATGTGATACAGCACGAGGGGAATATGGATTTGGCTGAGGAg CTGATATCGTGGCTGTGCCTAAACCAGCACGACGGGCTGGGCGGGCTGCAGCGCGTGATGCAGGAGTACCTGATCAGCAGCACGTTCGCAGTGACGCGCCGCTCGCTGCCCGCCTCCGCCGGCGCGCTCATGAACTGCTTGCCCTTCACCTTGCACTTGAAGTTTGCTGATGTCAAG GCGGGCAGCGCGAGCGTGTGCGTGTCGGTGTGCGCGCTgtggcgcggcgcggcggcggccgtGGTGCTGGCGCCGCGGCAGCGCGTGGCGCAGTTCGCGGAGGACGCGTGGACGCGCCTGTGGCTGGCGCTGTGCGCGCTGGCGGCGCCGCGCAACCGGCTGCGGCCCGACCACGTGCGCGAGCGGCTCGCCGTCACGCTGCACTGCTACCAG CCAGAGGCGCTGTCCCGCTGCAGCACGCCGCTGTCGCCGACGGGCCCGCCGCTGCCGGCGCGCCGCCCGTCGCTGGCGGCGCAGGACTCGCTGCCCTTCCTCGAGCTGGACGTGTGCACCACCAGCAAGCAGGAGCACGTCATTGCTGCG AACCTGCGCGCGGTGAGCGTCCACCTCATGACAGAGAGCAGCAACAACAACTCGGGCGCGCTGGAGAGCGGCGTGCACGCGCTGGCGACGCGCTGGGCGGCGGCGCAGCTGgacgcggcgcgcgcgctgtGCCGCGCCGTCGTGCGCGCCGTGGGCGCCGTGCCGCAGCCGCACCAGACCAAGGGCTTCCCTTTCAT AGATGAGATGGACAGCACGCACGCGCTGATCCTGTTCAAGACGCTGGAGCAGTACTACGTGGCGACGGATTCCATCGCGTTCCCTCTGCCGCAGGGCTTCAGCTCGTTCTTCACGTACCTCGGCTACCGCACGCTGCCCTTCCACGCGTTCGTGCAGTACGTGCACCGGAACGTGTTCGAGCTGCAGATCGACGTGCTCAAGGCGATCATAGCGA GTAAGGACGACGACAAGAAGCGCTCCGTGAACAACAAGCTGCGGCTGATACAGATCGTGGGCGAGGGCCGTGGGCGGCGCGCACTAGCCTCGTGGCCGAGCCGCGCGGCACTGCTCCTGCGCGCGCGTGACCACGCCGCCGCGCTGCTCAGCGGCGTCAGTGCGCCCACGCGCGACCACGCGCCTCACCGCCCCGTCAAGGACACTG GTATCGCGGCGCTGCCGGCCGGCGAGCGCCTGTCGCCGCTCGACACGTTCCTGGACCTACTGACGGCGAAGGCCAGCCTCAACGAGCTGGACTTCAACCTCATCATAGAGGCCACGCTGGCCTCCGTGCAGCAGGACACCGCCGCCTAA
- the LOC112047481 gene encoding replication termination factor 2: protein MGCDGGTIPRRDELVRLKKKPEQKDKDAERSFKWRNCALSQQPLQEPVVACGLGRLYSKSSVLEALLDKESKPESISHIKNLKDIKDLTLYKNPAYVKTDHAEGSVGEGSSPYICPISGIEMAGKFRFVFLWSCGCALSERAFKEVKQNICHMCQQPFIDNDVIVLNGNEEDIVQLKEKMAVRVANRKTKKSKTDKVETITSADIEKPSTSTEVKIEKDVTEESQQKINETSKESKVKTEIDTIPLSIPKFNPNKQTRGHFGSSKRAHPTQLAQDPSYKKTKKEYSIAKDPQSSEVYKSIFTSHKNEKDQQRAHWVTYNPFYN, encoded by the exons ATGGGTTGTGATGGTGGTACCATTCCACGTAGGGATGAATTGGTTCGTCTTAAAAAGAAACCAGAACAA AAAGACAAAGATGCAGAGCGCTCGTTCAAATGGCGCAACTGTGCGCTATCTCAGCAGCCCCTGCAGGAGCCCGTGGTCGCGTGTGGACTGGGCCGGCTGTACAGCAAGAGCTCAGTGCTGGAAGCTTTGCTTGACAAGGAGAGTAAACCTGAATCTATCAGCCATATAAAGAATCTTAAG gATATCAAAGATCTGACCCTGTATAAGAATCCAGCTTATGTCAAGACAGATCACGCCGAAGGTTCGGTGGGGGAAGGCAGTTCCCCGTACATCTGTCCCATCAGCGGAATTGAGATGGCCGGCAAGTTCCGCTTTGTGTTCCTGTGGAGTTGTGGATGTGCTCTCTCTGAGAGGGCCTTCAAAGAAGTTAAACAAAACATTTGTCATATG tGTCAACAACCATTCATAGACAATGATGTAATTGTTCTCAATGGGAATGAAGAAGACATTGTACAGCTTAAAGAGAAAATGGCTGTCCGAGTTGCAAACAGGAAGACTAAGAAATCGAAAACTGACAAAGTAGAGACTATAACATCGGCGGATATAGAAAAGCCATCCACATCTACAGAAGTTAAGATAGAAAAAGATGTTACAGAAGAGTCACAACAAAAGATAAATGAAACAAGCAAAGAGAGTAAAGTAAAAACAGAGATTGACACAATACCATTATCCATACCAAAGTTCAATCCCAATAAACAAACACGAGGTCACTTTGGATCATCAAAACGGGCGCATCCTACACAGTTAGCACAGGACCCGTCATATAAGAAGACTAAGAAAGAGTACAGTATAGCAAAAGACCCACAGAGCAGTGAAGTGTACAAATCTATATTTACGTCACACAAGAATGAGAAAGACCAACAAAGAGCACATTGGGTTACTTACAatccattttataattaa
- the LOC112047479 gene encoding uncharacterized protein LOC112047479 — MERVPENGSDCESNNQENVDKVLEPKQVKSKKTRKRGIIYLSTIPPYMNVAKIREIFSQYGDVGRIYLQSSSKPGEKRKMRRPNLFTEGWVEFEKKSVAKSVTSLLNNTKIGTRKKSRYYDMIWNIKYIPRFKWIHLSERLTYERAAMKQRLQAEISQAKKEAHYLQTNVEKSKKLKKKRAIAHE, encoded by the exons ATGGAACGTGTACCGGAAAATGGTTCAGATTGCGAATCAAACAATCAAGAAAATGTTGACAAAGTTTTGGAGCCTAAACAAGTAAAGTCAAAGAAAACTAGAAAGCGTGGGATTATTTATCTATCCACGATTCCTCCTTACATGAATGTAGCTAAGATAAGGGAAATATTCAGTCAATACGGAGATGTTGGAAGGATATACTTACAGTCGAGTTCCA AACCAGGTGAGAAAAGGAAGATGCGAAGGCCGAATTTATTCACAGAGGGTTGGGTGGAGTTTGAAAAGAAAAGTGTAGCAAAATCAGTTACATCTCTCttgaataatacaaaaataggtACAAGAAAAAAGTCTCGTTACTATGACATGATTTGGAACATTAAATACATTCCACGATTTAAATGGATACATCTGAGTGAACGACTTACATATGAGAGAGCAGCTATGAAGCAGAGGTTGCAAGCAGAGATATCACAGGCAAAGAAAGAAGCACATTACTTGCAAACCAATGTTGAGAAaagcaagaaattaaaaaagaaaagagcCATAGCCCAtgaataa